One part of the Desulfonema ishimotonii genome encodes these proteins:
- a CDS encoding IS4 family transposase, whose product MEEIFDDERLNQLARNTGFIQRSSGRLRGSDFVKLMSIGLIENSDLSLDGLCDILEQINPGASVSCQGLSQRINSMQAADYLKEVLKEALRKNMTAPMHDGHAEPLSPFKRIFLEDSTQCSLNEKLADEFRGSGGSASRSSVKINLICEFKNHTIQDISISSGNVPDQSAAEAILEHIRADDLILRDLGYFATDVLEGTRDREAFYLSRLPKGINIYLSDHKDAVPVNMPDLLNEKFPFRSETDSDVYIGENKMPCRLIAYRLPEEIVGLRRGKARRTAAKKGRTPSRDYLKWLGFGFYITNVARDIWSAEVIGTVYRLRWQVELIFKSWKSLLNIHILKGTRSERVKCLIYGRLIAVTVMTMCYGYAFRYAAERFRREVSIYKLFNWLKRNRRLFEAVHTESSDTLFNDMEKNIHRFCKQKRTRKTTLRLIEEQIGYLDSFSENEIGKMRTKYPFADITTLISDALSPFVIFTGVVFAGIIFFFRYLRQLEKNKIPLFNSQY is encoded by the coding sequence ATGGAAGAAATATTTGATGACGAGCGACTGAATCAACTTGCCCGAAATACCGGTTTTATACAAAGATCGTCCGGGAGACTTCGGGGTTCCGATTTTGTAAAACTTATGAGTATCGGACTCATTGAAAACTCTGATCTGTCTTTGGACGGTCTTTGTGATATATTGGAGCAGATCAATCCCGGAGCCTCAGTGAGTTGTCAGGGACTGAGCCAGCGGATCAATTCGATGCAGGCTGCTGATTACCTTAAAGAGGTATTAAAAGAAGCACTTCGGAAAAATATGACCGCACCGATGCATGATGGTCATGCGGAACCGCTGTCTCCTTTTAAGCGGATATTTCTCGAAGACAGCACTCAGTGCAGTCTGAACGAAAAGCTTGCAGACGAATTCAGAGGTTCGGGCGGAAGTGCAAGTCGTTCATCTGTCAAAATCAATCTGATCTGTGAATTTAAAAATCATACGATACAGGATATCAGCATCAGCAGCGGCAATGTGCCGGATCAGTCCGCTGCCGAAGCAATTCTTGAACATATTCGGGCAGATGATCTGATTCTGCGTGATTTGGGATATTTTGCAACAGATGTTTTGGAAGGTACCCGGGACCGGGAGGCGTTTTATCTGAGCCGTCTGCCCAAAGGAATAAATATCTACCTGTCTGACCATAAAGATGCCGTTCCTGTTAATATGCCGGATTTGCTCAATGAAAAATTCCCCTTTCGGTCTGAAACGGATTCGGATGTATATATCGGTGAAAATAAAATGCCCTGCCGCCTGATTGCTTACAGACTGCCGGAAGAGATAGTCGGTCTGCGCCGCGGAAAAGCCCGTCGGACTGCCGCAAAAAAGGGCAGAACCCCCTCCCGGGATTATCTGAAATGGCTCGGTTTCGGATTTTATATAACCAACGTTGCGCGGGATATATGGTCAGCAGAAGTTATCGGGACTGTCTACCGTCTGCGATGGCAGGTGGAACTGATTTTCAAATCGTGGAAATCGTTGCTGAATATTCATATATTGAAGGGAACCCGGTCCGAACGTGTGAAATGCCTGATTTACGGCAGGCTGATAGCGGTCACTGTCATGACCATGTGTTACGGTTATGCTTTCCGGTATGCGGCAGAAAGATTTCGGCGGGAAGTCAGCATATATAAATTATTCAACTGGCTGAAAAGAAACAGACGCCTGTTCGAAGCTGTTCATACAGAATCGTCAGATACCCTTTTTAATGACATGGAAAAAAACATACACAGATTCTGCAAACAGAAAAGAACCCGTAAAACAACTCTCCGACTGATTGAGGAACAGATCGGCTATTTGGACAGTTTTTCGGAAAATGAAATCGGAAAGATGCGGACGAAGTATCCTTTTGCCGATATAACAACTTTGATCAGCGATGCCTTATCGCCGTTTGTAATTTTTACGGGGGTTGTTTTTGCGGGGATTATATTCTTTTTCAGATACCTTAGGCAGTTAGAAAAAAATAAAATACCATTATTTAATTCTCAATATTAG
- a CDS encoding substrate-binding periplasmic protein has product MLVLLMPVSAFSEEITSIKIVTPAWESQTNEDGTGLLFDIVRNVYEPVGIKMEYEIVPWKRAEVMLAAKRADAMLSARKRKDRLTPEYPMWMEYTAAVFRKDNVTDWNGVKTLEGKKSIWLRGYDFHTDDKLKRLNLRWYEVDSYAQGWAMLNKKGRADFFLDALVDMSQYIRKNRINMSQYQIEALWGEPSYMSFAKTEKSDRLIKIYDERIVKLFKSGELKKLFDKWEIKYSPEAWQK; this is encoded by the coding sequence ATGCTTGTACTGTTGATGCCTGTTTCCGCTTTCAGTGAGGAGATTACATCCATCAAAATCGTCACGCCCGCATGGGAGAGCCAGACGAACGAGGACGGCACCGGCCTGCTATTTGACATCGTGCGGAATGTGTATGAGCCTGTGGGAATCAAAATGGAGTATGAGATTGTGCCGTGGAAACGGGCCGAGGTGATGCTCGCTGCAAAACGGGCCGATGCCATGCTGAGTGCGCGCAAACGAAAGGATCGGCTGACGCCTGAATATCCCATGTGGATGGAGTATACCGCCGCTGTCTTCAGAAAGGATAACGTGACGGACTGGAACGGCGTTAAAACTCTGGAAGGCAAAAAATCCATCTGGTTGCGGGGATATGATTTTCACACGGATGACAAGCTGAAACGCCTGAATCTCAGGTGGTACGAGGTGGACAGTTATGCCCAAGGCTGGGCAATGCTGAACAAAAAAGGCCGGGCCGATTTTTTTCTGGACGCACTTGTGGATATGAGCCAGTACATCAGGAAGAACAGGATCAACATGAGCCAGTATCAGATTGAGGCTCTTTGGGGAGAACCGTCTTACATGAGTTTCGCGAAAACAGAAAAATCAGACCGGCTCATAAAGATTTATGATGAAAGAATCGTGAAGCTGTTTAAATCAGGCGAGCTGAAAAAGCTGTTTGACAAATGGGAGATCAAATATTCGCCTGAGGCTTGGCAGAAATAA
- a CDS encoding type I restriction enzyme HsdR N-terminal domain-containing protein encodes MTDTIVDFITGKKIPDVGAEANRQEFERFLVEERGYAKADIEVDVPIEMTVKGEVYTSVVDLVVCAGGKRFMAVRCAPGSLGSREREIVSAARLLGDYQIPLSVVSDGKTAIVWDTVSGKKAGEGLAAVPSGDAAAKQMAALEPVSLPEKQVERERLIFRSYDSMNVNRNR; translated from the coding sequence GTGACAGATACGATCGTTGATTTTATTACGGGAAAAAAGATTCCCGACGTGGGGGCCGAGGCCAACCGCCAGGAATTTGAACGGTTTCTGGTGGAGGAAAGGGGATATGCAAAGGCGGATATTGAGGTGGATGTCCCCATTGAGATGACGGTAAAAGGCGAGGTGTACACATCCGTGGTGGATCTGGTGGTCTGTGCCGGGGGGAAGCGGTTTATGGCGGTCAGATGCGCCCCCGGCTCTCTGGGATCACGGGAGCGGGAGATCGTTTCGGCGGCCCGTCTGCTGGGCGATTATCAGATTCCGCTGTCTGTGGTCTCCGATGGAAAGACCGCCATTGTCTGGGATACGGTTTCCGGGAAAAAGGCCGGAGAAGGGCTGGCGGCTGTGCCGTCCGGGGACGCGGCAGCGAAACAGATGGCGGCGCTGGAGCCGGTTTCCCTGCCGGAAAAACAGGTGGAACGGGAGCGGCTGATCTTTCGCTCCTATGACAGCATGAACGTCAACCGGAACCGGTAA
- the gpmI gene encoding 2,3-bisphosphoglycerate-independent phosphoglycerate mutase gives MTTKNFRTPCMLMILDGWGISPAREGNAVVMADTPFLDMISKEYPETQLLCSGSAVGLPDGIMGNSEVGHLNIGAGRIVYQDLMRINMAIRDRSFFENEALGTVMSAVKAKGSALHLMGLVSDGGVHSQLTHLLALLDMAREKGVERVFVHGILDGRDTSPTAGAGYIAQVQAHIEKHGFGAIATLCGRYYAMDRDQRWERVEKAYRLYTQGEGTPESDPVRAVENAYAREETDEFVRPVLMTSPDGQPVATIQDDDGLIFFNFRADRAREISRAFTDPDFDGFPRAVSRRFCGYVTMTLYDERFTFPIAFPPTHLDAILGEVVGQQGLRQLRIAETEKYAHVTYFFNGGEEKPFPGEDRCLVPSPRDVATYDEKPEMSATAVTDELMKRLESGAYDMIILNFANMDMVGHTGVIPAAIRACETVDRCAERIVKKILARGGAVLVTADHGNSEKMLDENGNPHTAHTLNPVRLILADDTRRGVRLRQGKLGDIAPTMLEIMGIEQPGEMTGESLLG, from the coding sequence ATGACGACGAAGAATTTTAGAACGCCCTGTATGCTGATGATTCTCGACGGATGGGGGATCAGCCCGGCCCGTGAGGGAAATGCCGTGGTAATGGCCGACACCCCGTTTCTGGATATGATCTCAAAAGAATACCCGGAAACGCAGCTACTCTGCTCCGGCAGCGCCGTGGGCCTTCCCGACGGCATTATGGGCAACTCCGAAGTGGGACACCTCAACATCGGGGCGGGCCGGATTGTCTACCAGGATCTGATGCGCATCAACATGGCCATCAGAGACCGCAGCTTTTTTGAAAATGAGGCCCTCGGTACGGTCATGTCGGCGGTAAAGGCAAAAGGGTCGGCCCTGCACCTGATGGGCCTGGTGTCGGACGGCGGGGTTCACAGCCAGCTGACCCATTTGCTGGCCCTGCTCGATATGGCCCGTGAAAAGGGGGTGGAGCGGGTTTTTGTTCATGGGATTCTCGACGGGCGCGATACCTCGCCCACAGCCGGGGCCGGTTACATCGCGCAGGTGCAGGCGCACATTGAAAAACACGGCTTCGGGGCCATTGCCACCCTCTGCGGGCGGTATTACGCAATGGACCGGGATCAGCGCTGGGAAAGGGTTGAAAAGGCGTATCGCCTGTATACACAGGGGGAGGGAACGCCGGAGAGCGATCCGGTCCGGGCCGTGGAGAACGCCTATGCCCGTGAGGAGACCGACGAGTTTGTCAGGCCGGTCCTGATGACCAGCCCGGACGGCCAGCCGGTGGCCACAATTCAGGACGATGACGGGCTGATCTTTTTCAATTTCCGGGCCGACCGGGCCAGGGAGATCTCCCGTGCGTTCACGGACCCGGATTTTGACGGCTTCCCCCGTGCGGTTTCCCGCCGGTTCTGCGGCTATGTGACCATGACCCTCTACGATGAACGGTTCACGTTTCCCATTGCGTTCCCGCCGACCCATCTGGACGCCATTCTCGGCGAGGTGGTCGGTCAGCAGGGACTGCGACAGCTCCGCATTGCGGAGACGGAAAAATACGCCCATGTGACCTATTTTTTCAACGGCGGAGAGGAAAAGCCGTTCCCCGGTGAGGACCGGTGTCTGGTTCCGTCGCCGCGTGATGTGGCGACCTATGACGAGAAACCGGAGATGAGCGCCACCGCGGTGACAGACGAGCTGATGAAGCGGCTTGAGTCCGGCGCGTATGACATGATCATCCTCAATTTCGCCAATATGGACATGGTGGGCCACACCGGTGTGATTCCGGCGGCCATCCGGGCGTGCGAGACGGTGGACCGGTGTGCGGAACGGATCGTGAAGAAAATACTGGCCCGGGGCGGCGCGGTGCTGGTGACGGCGGATCACGGCAATTCCGAGAAGATGCTGGATGAGAACGGAAATCCCCACACGGCCCACACGCTCAACCCGGTGCGGCTGATCCTGGCAGATGACACCCGCAGGGGTGTCCGGCTGCGACAGGGAAAACTGGGCGATATTGCCCCGACCATGCTGGAGATCATGGGCATTGAACAGCCCGGGGAAATGACCGGCGAATCGCTGCTCGGGTAA
- a CDS encoding transposase family protein, whose protein sequence is MPHPLQRQKKGHTQKTQIITDPEGRIRAVSKTYPGRTHDSAIYKKQKRRDRFSGVPKKAENGYQGLRKYDRNAQIPYKKPRGGELTAEQKDLYL, encoded by the coding sequence TTGCCGCATCCCTTACAGCGGCAAAAAAAGGGACATACTCAGAAAACACAGATTATCACCGACCCGGAAGGAAGAATCCGTGCCGTTTCCAAAACATATCCCGGCAGAACCCACGACTCTGCCATATATAAGAAGCAGAAGAGGAGAGACCGCTTTTCCGGGGTTCCGAAAAAGGCCGAAAACGGATATCAGGGGCTACGGAAATATGACAGAAATGCTCAGATTCCTTATAAAAAACCCCGGGGCGGAGAGCTGACCGCCGAACAGAAAGATTTGTACCTGTAA
- a CDS encoding transposase family protein, protein MLTYEKLSRRPGTFRRLTGVSVGVFSEMAGKTDPLWEKRRNNYDRGGRNHSLPGVENHLPAMLIYHSCHVTYEFIGFFFNCDESAVMRTVLKRWPSG, encoded by the coding sequence GTGCTGACATATGAGAAATTATCACGCAGACCCGGCACATTCAGGCGTCTGACCGGAGTCAGTGTCGGTGTTTTTTCCGAAATGGCCGGAAAAACCGACCCGCTGTGGGAAAAAAGGCGGAATAATTATGACAGGGGCGGCAGAAATCATTCCCTGCCCGGTGTTGAAAACCACCTCCCGGCCATGCTGATTTACCACAGCTGTCATGTGACTTACGAATTTATAGGATTTTTCTTCAATTGTGACGAATCCGCCGTGATGCGTACCGTACTGAAAAGATGGCCATCCGGGTGA
- a CDS encoding ISAzo13 family transposase: MKKINPQILKSFKSAIQKLTGYKRRIFIAELTKDYFDGSPRKAECYLGVGRKTAVLGLRELETGFVCVENFHERGRKKTEEKFGNLKNDISEIADAEGQADPKFQTDLIYLKITAGETKKMLEKKGYSPENFTERTVCNILNRQGYKLRKVRKTKPLKKIPETDAIFENIRKENKKADTSPDILRISADVKAKVRVGRFSRGGKARRLCPESALDHDYAPDAVLAPFGVLETDSGQVTIIFGESKETSDFIADALERWYEIRKTKISKYEELLINLDNGPSVGSSRTQFLKRMVAFAKKTGKIIHLIYYPPYHSKYNAIERFWGALEKYWNGKILDKARKVFRIAEKSSWKNTHPIVDSLKKSYKTGVRPTDEEIEKYGHYIQRSESLPKWDVYIFPNIEN, translated from the coding sequence ATGAAAAAAATAAATCCGCAAATATTGAAAAGTTTTAAGTCTGCAATTCAGAAACTTACAGGATATAAGAGGAGAATTTTTATTGCGGAACTTACGAAAGATTATTTTGACGGGAGTCCGAGAAAAGCAGAGTGCTATCTCGGAGTGGGAAGAAAAACCGCTGTATTGGGACTCAGAGAGCTGGAAACCGGTTTTGTCTGTGTGGAAAATTTTCACGAAAGAGGTCGGAAAAAAACAGAAGAAAAATTCGGCAATCTTAAAAATGATATCAGTGAAATTGCGGATGCTGAGGGGCAGGCGGATCCGAAGTTTCAGACAGACCTGATATATCTGAAAATAACAGCGGGAGAAACAAAAAAAATGTTGGAAAAAAAGGGATATTCGCCCGAAAATTTTACAGAGAGAACAGTTTGTAATATTCTGAACAGACAGGGCTATAAGCTCAGAAAGGTTCGGAAAACAAAACCGTTAAAAAAAATACCTGAAACAGATGCCATATTTGAAAATATCAGGAAAGAAAACAAAAAGGCAGATACCTCCCCGGATATTCTGCGCATATCAGCCGATGTAAAGGCCAAGGTAAGGGTGGGCCGCTTTTCACGGGGCGGGAAAGCAAGAAGACTATGCCCGGAATCGGCACTTGATCATGACTATGCGCCGGATGCGGTTCTGGCACCGTTCGGTGTTTTGGAAACGGATTCGGGACAGGTGACGATTATTTTCGGAGAATCAAAAGAAACCAGCGATTTCATAGCTGACGCATTGGAACGGTGGTACGAAATCCGAAAAACAAAAATATCGAAGTATGAAGAATTGCTTATAAATCTCGACAACGGCCCATCTGTGGGCAGCAGCAGAACCCAGTTTCTCAAACGTATGGTGGCGTTTGCCAAAAAAACAGGTAAAATCATCCATCTTATCTATTACCCGCCGTATCATAGTAAATACAATGCGATAGAGCGATTTTGGGGGGCTTTGGAGAAATATTGGAATGGAAAAATTCTTGATAAAGCCAGAAAAGTATTTCGCATTGCTGAAAAATCTTCGTGGAAAAATACTCATCCCATTGTTGATTCTTTGAAAAAGTCTTATAAAACAGGTGTTAGGCCTACAGATGAGGAAATAGAAAAATACGGTCACTATATTCAACGTTCCGAATCTCTGCCCAAATGGGATGTTTATATTTTTCCTAATATTGAGAATTAA
- the rsfS gene encoding ribosome silencing factor yields MTFESSLDVYVKAALGKKASGLLVLDVRGMTSIADAFIVCSGRSNRQVSAIAEHIQRELKKQKIKPLSVEGIKEGHWVLLDYGDVIIHVFYDSVRNFYDLEGLWADAERIKTPALIDYEQKLETEAEEELVTEDDDEEF; encoded by the coding sequence GGGAAAAAAGGCTTCCGGGCTTCTGGTGCTGGATGTGCGGGGCATGACGTCCATTGCGGATGCGTTTATTGTGTGCAGCGGACGGTCGAACCGGCAGGTGTCGGCAATTGCGGAGCATATCCAGAGGGAATTGAAAAAACAGAAAATAAAGCCTCTCAGCGTGGAGGGTATCAAAGAAGGACACTGGGTTCTGCTGGATTACGGCGATGTGATCATTCATGTCTTTTATGATTCGGTGCGGAATTTCTACGACCTTGAAGGGCTTTGGGCGGATGCGGAGCGTATCAAAACACCGGCCCTGATTGATTATGAACAGAAGCTGGAAACAGAGGCAGAAGAGGAATTGGTAACCGAGGATGACGACGAAGAATTTTAG